DNA from Salinispora arenicola:
CACCTCCACCGGGATCGACGGGGCCGGCTCGGCCGTCGGGTACTCCGGAACGATAGGCAGTTGCTCGGCAGCCGGCGGGATTCGGCTCATGCCGAGCGACGAATGTGCGGCGGCGACCGTGGCGGCGACCAGCAGGAGTGGCACTGCTCCGACCGGCCACCACCGGCGCAGCACGCCGACACCGGCCGGGACCTGGGGTGCGGATTGGTGCGTCCCGTCCGTCATACCACCGCCCCGCAGCTCTACTCCATCCCGGCAATCCGCTTCGCCCGGGTAAACACGTCGTCCAGCATCCCTGGTGTCAGCCGCCCGGTGAAGGTGTTCTGCTGGCTGACGTGGTAGCAGCCGAGCAGATCCGGTACGGCTGTGCCGGACCAGTGTGCCCCATGGGTGAACGCTGGTCGCGGGCTGGGCGGGGTCACCCCGTACACCTGCCGCAGGGTCGGCCACCAGGCGGTCCAGGCGAAGGCACCCAGGGTGACGACGACCCGCAGGCTCGGCCGGAGCAGCGCGACCTCACGATGCAGCCACGGCGCGCAGGTGTCGCGCTCGCCCGGCGTGGGCTTGTTGCCCGGCGGTGCGCAGCGCACTGCCGCCAGGACCCGGGTGCCCCACAGGGTCAGACCGTCGGCGGCGGCGACACTGGTCGGCTGGTTGGCCAACCCAGCCCGGTGCAGGGCTGCGAAGAGCACATCACCGGAGCGGTCGCCGGTGAAGACCCGGCCGGTACGGTTGCCGCCGTGCGCGGCGGGCGCGAGCCCGAGGACGGCGATGCGCGCCGTCCGATCACCGAACCCCGGCACCGGGCGACCCCAGTACTCCTGCTCACGGAAGGCGGCACGTCGGGTACGGGCCACCTCTTCCCGCCACCCGACGAGACGGGGGCAGGCGAAGCACTCGGCTATCGCTTCATCGAGTACGGCGAGGCTGGGCACCCCTGCGGCATGCCCGGCGACCTGCCCAGCGGTAAGCGACCGGGCTACGGCCGGGAGTGTCTGCTGCGCACGGCGGGCACCGGCGGGGGGCCCGCCGGGATCCGCCGACCGGCGGTCAGCCAAGCTTCGCCCGGAACAGCTCGAGGGTGCGGGCCCACGCCGTGGTGGCGGCCCGTTGGTCGAAGTTCTCCGGGCGGTCCTCGTTGAAGAAGGCGTGCGCGGTGCCCGGGTAGTCGTAAATCTGACAGGCACCGCCAGCGACTTCGATGGCCCGACGGACAAGCTGCACTCCCGCGTCGACTGAGGCGCCGTCAGCCTCGGAGCAGTGGATGGCGGCGGCCTTGCCGGTGTAGTCCGTCCACTCCGGGTGCATCCCCTCCCAGGGCACCCGGGGGTAGAAGGCCGAGGTCGCTACGATCCGCTCGGTCCGA
Protein-coding regions in this window:
- a CDS encoding uracil-DNA glycosylase, with the protein product MPSLAVLDEAIAECFACPRLVGWREEVARTRRAAFREQEYWGRPVPGFGDRTARIAVLGLAPAAHGGNRTGRVFTGDRSGDVLFAALHRAGLANQPTSVAAADGLTLWGTRVLAAVRCAPPGNKPTPGERDTCAPWLHREVALLRPSLRVVVTLGAFAWTAWWPTLRQVYGVTPPSPRPAFTHGAHWSGTAVPDLLGCYHVSQQNTFTGRLTPGMLDDVFTRAKRIAGME